Proteins encoded within one genomic window of Ostrinia nubilalis chromosome 5, ilOstNubi1.1, whole genome shotgun sequence:
- the LOC135071755 gene encoding fungal protease inhibitor-1-like codes for MRAVTIFLLLACVVAMAYGDLVCGTNYCKQNPCAAAVAKSSCRNPSVYRANHAGKCACCPACVTFLAEGQACKTYSKELGETPSAICQEPLRCLRGVCTKASPRV; via the exons ATGAGGGCTGTAACCATTTTCTTGCTGCTGGCGTGTGTGGTGGCGATGGCGTATGGCGACCTGGTCTGCGGCACCAACTACTGCAAGCAGAACCCCTGCGCCGCCGCCGTGGCCAAGTCGAGCTGTCGCAACCCGTCCGTGTACCGCGCCAACCATGCCGGCAAGTGCGCTTGCTGCCCTGCCTGCGTCACTTTCCTGG CTGAAGGACAAGCCTGCAAGACATACAGCAAGGAGCTCGGAGAGACCCCTTCAGCCATTTGCCAAGAGCCGCTCAGATGCCTTAGAGGAGTCTGCACAAAGGCTTCGCCTAGGGTATAA